The nucleotide window TCTTGCCTTCAAAGATATCTTTTAACCCTTAAAAAgtcattatttgatgtatttatgTCACTCAGAGTTGCTAAGGGGCAGAATTTTTCAATCCTACTTCGGATGGGAAAAGCTGGAATTCGCGTCTGCCTTCACGCGTCACGCAACCCATGGACATGGATTCAGCTTTTGAAATTCTTACATTTCGTGAACCGATCCGTGCCTTTGCTTCACTTTGCTGTTTTGTGCCTTCACTTTTCTCCTTTATCGCATCTGTTTTCGTGCCACACACGAGAATAGACGAGCTCCTATTCCTTTAGTTTTTCTCCTTTTTGCaataatttgatttcttttgctCCATTATCATTCAAGCTCACTCCTACAAATAAGAAATTTGTAATGAGTATAATTCACTTCAAATATCATGTAATCTCCCACAACTCACACGACAAATAAGATGAAAACACACTCAAAATCATATAGTTTTGGCCATTTAtcattgaccaagtttgacttttagtatttgacctcgaattggagttttgatggatCCGTTAGGTCCAGATAGTGCTTTGGACTCGAGCGTATTcctggatttgcatttggatatttctagaaggtttcgacactaattggtgaaaattgaaaaatttgaaggtttgcaAAAGTTCATAAggttgaccgagagttgactttgaggatatcagattcggattgtggttccaggaattggaatagcttccttatgtcatttggggcttgtgtgcaaaatttgagttcatttcggattgattttatatatttcggcacgagttttggaagttgaaagttcaaaagttcattaagttcgatttgggGTGCaaagtgatttgaggccttgagtagatccgtgttatattatggaacttgttggtatatttggacaaggtcccgagtggctcagatgagtttcagatcattttgtcACATGTTGCATTGTTGAAGGAatgttggttctggtgttttcgcatctGCAGAAGAATGGACACAAATGTGAGTCCGTAGATGCAGACAATTTGTCACAGAAGCGCAAACAATCTTGGCTGGGGGATCATCGCAAATACGGAGGAAGAGgtgcacctgcgtgtgcgcagaaGCAAAATCGTTAGGCGCAGAAGCAGGGTCTTGCGCACAAGCGAAGaggagctcgcacctgcgatatcGCAGAAGCAAAAATTGTTCCGTAGGTGCGAGGAGTTGGTTGGTTAGTTATGGTCGTAGAAGCGTGATattgtcgcagaagcgactatTTTCTTTGCAGATATGAATAGTGCtaggcagaagctatattttcgagggttggtcattttcttctcatttttgaGACTTGGAGCTCAGTTTTGGGCAACTTTGAAGGGGAATTTCACCACACAAATTGGGGTAAGCATTCTtaactcagttttgattatatttcgtggaTCTATCCTCGTTTTTTAGCATTTGATTAATGATTTCGAAAGGAAAATTGGTgatttttgtctaaagtttcTTAGAGTGAATTTTCTacttttgaacatcgattcagagtcggatttgagtgaaactaatatggttggactcgtacttgaatgggttgtcgaatcttgtgagttttgtcgggttccgaggtacgaGCTCAGGTTTGGcctttgggttgattttgagcttttgattaaagattcaacctttatcaattgggtttgttcctttggcattatttgacgTATTTGAGTTGAGCTTAgatagttttgagccgttcggaggtcggtacgcacaagatggtatttttggagcatcgtttggcttgctcggtgttagatttggcttgttcaaggtaagtaacacttctaaacttggtgttgagggtatgaacctatGAATATACGtaatatgtgtttggtgttgaggtgacgcacatgctaggtgacaggcgtgtgggcgtacaccgtatGAATCGTGACTCGGTTATTTCTATGATAgagtgtagttacctaatctcaTTTGTATCTATGAgatctctacgtgctagagtaattgagctacAAATCATGTTAGGAATCATGCTTAGTCTATATGTTGGTACTATTCGGATCTACAGAGGTCACACTACATGTTGAAGTATTTGCTTAATTTGAAATCATGCACTCAGTcacaattattatttacatatCCTACTCAGCCTCTATTGCCATTTagtgatacatcatatcatctttGTTTGGCTGTTTATAATAATTCTTGTAAgcctgagagactagagagattgatgagtgagtgaggccgagtgtcAGATTGTGATGATATTTATGgaatcgggctgcatgccgcaacatgttttattgattaatGCCATGATTGAATcattatagcgcttaggctgaacgagcccctccggagtctgcatacccacagtgagcgcatgtacctactgagtgcgagtgcgagtacGATTGCGAGTGCTGAGAgcaagtgccgagtgattgggaggactgagtgactgtgaggactgagtaaATTGATACTCTGAGAATATGCATGTGGTTCATTCACTGTGTTGTATTACATttggcatgcacacttgacatacaggcatatagatgcattttcgtcatgctgtacggtataacgtcattcatgacttctcatacacattgacatgtaggcgtaaagatgtatttttctcatgacatttaataatgaaacatttacctattgaaaagttttggaaaaaattacagttttacaaacttactcatattttggtgacatttggtaaatgatttgggtttttactgatatacttgaaaaataTGCCTATTTTtccggaactgtgaacgagctgagcattttatctctgagttaatTCTCTTAGCACTttgattatgttgttatgaactgttgttggctattggtgttgggcTCCGATCTttattccagctcgtcactactttcaaccttaGTTTTATGGGTCAAAAGGCTTTGTGATCAATTAcaaacttgtttttagttttatgactccatctttttgttttgttttaacaCATGAATCAATCTTTTACACGTGGAGATATAAAAAACACTTTCTTAATTTCAGTATTGTAAAAAGTCATGAAATATCCGTTTCAAAATCAGGTTATAAACCTTTGATTATAACTAGTATTACCTATTCCACCTTTTAGGGACAGTTTGGTTCAAAATTAggttattttaaaaattataacttGAATTATCTATCCCACCTTCTAAATGAGATAAATAATCTAATGATTATGGTATAAAAGTGTTGGTGAAATTAAAAGTagttgaaaaataagatgaaaataaataaataaatattcttcAGGCTGAGGCGCAAATATCTTACTCTCTTAAAGGAGATTCAAGCCCACTGCGGTAACATCTTCACCGGTCCAGCAATAATACTCTTGACTTGTCGCAGAACATCCCGACAACGTCGTTTGACTCGAACAAACTTTGGACAAGTTATTAAGTCCAAAGCTCCACCAAAATGAATATctttctgcaacagaaataatATTATCTTTTGTCGAGAATAAGTTGGAGacttagattttcttttcttaattCTCTTTTTTACTACACCAAGTTCACTTTTTTCATACACACTACCAATTTTTTCCATCTCCAACACAAGGAAGCAACACCACTATTTATAGGTGTAGAAtctctttcaaaaaataaataataatatagtgGGATAATAaaattatagaatatggttggtGGTTACAAAATTTAAACTTTAGTGGGTAATTAGTGGTAGATCATTGGATTAGTGGTTTCACAAGTTACACCAAATTAATGACCACTTTCTTACTAATTTATAACTACTATTtcacaaaaataatatattttaatattataattttaatattaagaTGCACTAACACCAACAAAAGTTattctgttttttcttttttttagtcaCAGATGTGGTTTTCTTTTCCAAGGTCACACTTCTTTTTTACATTTACTTTAACTGTACATGGTTGGAAATATTATCCATTTGGCGCAACTTATTGACCAGTCAACTTATATCTCgttaaacaaaacaaatacacCAATGTTTAATAACTTCACTAGTAGTTAAAAAATATAAGTATAGGTTTTGCTTATCCCAACGGCTATTTTCCACCTTCGTACATTATTATTCAAATCCATTATTCTCTTTCTCCACCGCCCATTCCAACGGTCCATTCTTCCCACATATTAAGCCTTTCAGACAACCTCGTCTTCCACAATTCACATCACTTTCGTACTGAAAACAAATCTTCAAATACTCTCTCTCTTTCATTTTCTTGATTCTTGGTTTTCTTCATTTGTTGTCTATTCTCCTATCAAATTTATTTGCCTCTTTTTTCTATAATCATCATAAATGGAAACAAAGGAAAATGCTGCTGCTGCTACAGTTCAGCATGTAACAAAAGCATCATCAGATCAGCTTTTAAGGAAGTTTGCAGAGATGGGTTCTGAATCAGAAGATAAAGCTTTAGCTAAGAAGGAACTCAGGTTAGCTAAACGCAGGAAAAGAATACAACCCACTGTCAATGGGAGCagcactactactactactactactgttTTGGGTGAGAGGAATTCCCTTCTACCTCCTGCTGGTTCTCAACGATCCGTGGCGTTGATTCGGCGTTTAGGTATTGGAAAAGCTAAGATTAGAGCTAAGGATTTCAAGAACAGATCCTTTTTGGGTACTATTGAGAAGGTTAGATTTCCACAATTTCTTGACATTCTAATACTTTTGCTGTCCTAGTTCATATATTTGAAAATGTACTAGTAGTATTAATtcttttatgttatcaatgtagAAAGAATATTTTGATAAATAAGTCAGGTCACCAGTTACAATAAGTTAACAATATAGTTTATATAAGTTAAATTCAATAATTTTATGATACACTTGTTATCTTTTTAGGTACCCCTTTTGCTTTTTTCCCATTTGTTTAGCTAGAGGACTTTGAAGTTCTTAGATTCTTCAATAATTGAGGACTTTGAATTTTATGAGTGCGGGTTCGGAATTCTACTTCAACTTCAAGTAAATGTTCTCATTACATGGTCCGAGTCAAAGTTATTGGATTTGGATGAACAATAACTAACGCTCTACATCCATCACTGGCCGTGGAATTGTTGCACTAGAATCTAGAAATAGACTCGAAATCGATTGGCAATGATTAGCATTGCATTTGAATGGCACTACGTAACATAGCAGGTTGATTGAATCCATCAAATACAGCCCTTTAATAAAGATTCTTCAGCACATTCAGTATATGGGCTGTGCTTCTGCATTACATTCAACTCGTGATTCCAGAGTCCATCCGAACCCAACACTTTCAGTGTGCAGTGTAAAATTATGTGTAAAAATATGCTAAAATGGCAACAAATAAGTAGATATGAACccttaatttaaaaaatacaatGAATTCAATGCTAAGAGCCTTAAAAGTTGAACTCACCAATATTAAATCCCAAATTTGCCTCTGGTTGGCTCAGTGTAGTACATTATCATGGAAAGAATGATACCGTATCACAAAAATGTCCTGTTTTGTCCAGATGATGTAGGTGTAGAGActgcagaaagaaagaaaataaggcTTATGAGATTAAACCTATTCTCATTGTCATTTTGCTAATCAATGACACCAAAGGCATTGAAACCATATGTTAAATGTGCATTATCATTCTGTAGATATGTACTGAACAATATCGATACGTCTCATTCTGTAGATATATACTGCACAGTGAACAATGTCGATATGTTAAATGTGCATTATCATACTGAACAATATTGATAAGTCTCATTCTTCCAAGGCTTCGAATTACTTATAATCAGCAGAGTCTACATGAGACAATTGTCAGCATATGCCTGCAGAGCTTAATGGTCTTCTCTTCTTGTGCATAAGAGACAATCCTTATTTCATCAGTTAGTTTTACCCATTCACATCTGCAATTGTAAAGTTAAACTGTTTGAtcctttttgtttctcttttcatATGCATAGACATGGCGCAGAACTGTTGAAGGAGCTTCCAAAGTCTTCATTGAGAAACATTACAACCGGCACAAGCGTCTAATAAGTGATACGTATTAGGTAAAGTTGTTATACACTTCAAATGGAAGTTCATTCTGACTTGTTAGAACAAGGCAAAGATTTTGCTTTGGCTTCTAACTCGCATTGATTCACTATATTCTTTCATCCACGGTAAGACATAGTAACTACATTCTTTATGTCATTAACATATCTCTCTAACGGTTTTTTCTTATTGTGTCAAGCTGCTGCTTTTGATATGTAATCTTgtgttgttattttattctcttaCTTCCATGTTTCTGTAATTTgataagagaaaaagaatgaaagagAAGTTATGACATTGAATATTATCAATTTTGGTGAAATTTCAACCTCGAGTAGAATGTATTTGACTTTCACTGAAAAGGGTTCGTTCTTGAGTATATATAACAATTTTGAACTAGAGGCCTTTAATTCTAATTGGAACCCATGCTGTACATGTCTGCAGATTCtcagaaggaaaaaagaaaacacTGAATGTGATTGTGAGTTATGGTAATAATATATGTGCGGGTGAGATCTGTATGGAGAAATAAGTACAGAGAAGctaacagcaacagcaacagcaacgaACGAGAGGAAATTGATGGCCCTCATATTTAGGGGATAACATTTGGATTTTCTTTATCCTAAAAactggataacaattaaacttgtagtGTGGTTTTAAGGTTACGTGATTTCACCTAAGATTAATTGATTAACTTAAAGATAAGGGATGAGAATTGACAAGAATGTAAAACAAACCAATGCTTGGACAGTGCCCTCGAGCTGATGAACCCTCGAGCTTAGTAAAGTAAGAACAATTAAAGAACAACAAGTTGATAAACCAGAGAAAAAGAGAAATATTATATTGCCTTAATTTGTATGAATGTAACATGTTTACAAATGATGGAGattcccctttatatagaagaATCCTaattatggtacaattctaactacggaagtaaatcccatgattggtacaaataaccgcccttgatttgatctaTTCCGGAATTTCCGTTGTGATCTTCGACCGTttacggatatctcgccttttcATTATTGCACTTTACTCGAAGTCGGTCATATTTAGTCTCGATCGCTGCTGGTCTCGACCTCGACGGGTACCTTGATTCTTGAACTTGAAACCCCGTCTTCGTACTCTGGCCCGGTCCACTACGAGGCTGACCCTCGTCGTGATTTCCCAGTCTCGATTGAATAGCAAAATCAGGCAAGCCAACCGTATAGAGATAGTCCTTTCATTTCTTGGAGAGTAATGAGAAGAAACGAACCGAGCCTTCAATTTTGTACCTCGACCAATTATGACGTCATCCTCGTGACGTAAATGATGGAGGCGACTGAAGCGTCGCGTCTGCATAGTTCACAAGATCATTCCTGGGCCACTAATGCCTTTGAACCGCCATATCAAATATTATAAATATCATCTTCATAATTTTCTCAAACTTTACTTCCAAAATCTCTTCTAATCTTCCGAGCACTTCCTCTCCCTTCAActtttccaaatcttcaaatcccgTTTGCCAACCTTCTCTTCAAACAACAagttttatcttcttctttctctgaaCTTCTTataaaatggcgaaaacatcgaAAACCGTTCCTCAGAAGGAAAAAGCCTCTTCTTCAGGCCACCGATGTTAGCCACGCATCGAAGAGTGTGTTCCTGGGTCATGTGATCATACTTCCGACTTTAAGATTGAGAAAACCTCATCGGTCCCTAAAGATTGCCATTGGgaagtgatcacgcccaactatgccttattaAAAAGGACAAACAGATATTGCAAATATAATTTGAGTATTTcgcccagagtcgaacccacaaggaattaacctattaaTTACTCTTGTCAGACTCACTAAATTCTACGTAATCAACTTCCCAAATgttttgaataacaattgagGATATTTTTACCAACTACGATCGACTgcaattaagtaaataaagactaattatgattaagttgtaaacaattaagagaaggatctaaggttgtgattttccctattgatggaatcccttttGGTTATGTTTCATATTGATTTGACTAAtcatctctatcgatcatgagcactcttattaccgtaaatctctcccgagtaatcacgacaatttactagacgcactctcccgagttacgctagctggcttttacTACAGCTTactttagatcgcacccaaggttttgttatccctagtcccacctttaaaccctcggttattgattcctcatatactttgggagtggtgttgttcaacaattacctaaatatgcactctctcccaagtaatacatactaaataggcacaactaattgaggatcctatcaattaactacaacaagaacgtagttgacacaaatagagattaaaccaaacaatctatattaacataacaagaagttcatcatccttcaataggttccatcaaaaccttagactaaatatttagctactggTACTAGTGTTCATCATAACAATAGCCAAattaatcacaaatggtaaaatacaaaaggaagaaatgaagaactcTATGTTGAAGTCAGTTATCCAAACCTTGATAATCCTCCTTTGGGCGAGTTGGACCTCTTTTAGGTTTTGTGGAATTGCCCCAGAACTTCCAAGTTTACCCTTGAACTTTATTTTTCCGGAACTGGACTAGCGCGATCACGTTCTgtagcgcggccgcgctagtgTTTTGGAGCTGAGGCAGAACACTTGCCCATATGCGTAGCCTGTAGCGTGGTGGGTAGCGCTCCGCGCGCTCCTAGGAatgattttttcatatttttcacctGTTCTTTCCGCTTCCGATGGACTTGTCACTTGCCCAAGCTTACCTGTATTGGTTAGTACTTTCCTTAACTCAAAATTACAACAACTAGcatcaatgggttgcctcccatgcagcgcctgatttaatgtcgcggtaCGACGCAGATAAGcacatttaaggctcgctcgacctctgaggttcagtcaggTGGATCTTTGACACTTCCTTTGGTTCATTCATGCTTTACATATAGTTTCAAtctctgcccattgactctaaatgtatgaGAGTCTTTCTCTGAGGCAATCTCTACAGCCGCTGAAGGGAATACTTCGACCACTCGAAATGGGTCAGACCATcgtgacttgagcttacccggaaataGCCTCAATCTTGAGTTATAGAGCAATACCATGTCCCCGGGGTTGAAATGTTGCTCAACAATATTCTGGTTGTGCAACCTCTTCATCctttccttgtacaaccttgTGCTTTCAAAAGCCAGATATCGGAACTcgtcgagctcatgcaattctaTGATTCTTGTTGTGCCCGCAGCCTCAATGTCTAGATTCAGCTATTTCAGTGCCCACCAAGCACTATGTTCAAGTTTCACTACTAAGTGGCAGGCCTTCCCGAATGCTAACTTATATGTTtacataccaattggtgttttaaaagcagttctataggcccagagtgcatcatctagctttttcgcccaatcagttcttgtggtgTTTATAGGTCAATACACTCTTTCTCTCTATTAGACACTGCGACCTGTCCACTGGTCTGAGGATGATATGGTGTTGCCACCTTGTGGCGCACATCATACTTTGCCAGCAACTTCTCGAAAGCTCGATTATAGAAGTGAGTACCTCCGTCACTGATAATAGCTCTTGGGTCCCAAAACGGGGAGCTGACGAATAGGCCCACTTGGACACGTAGTCTGCAACTTTCACCCACTTGGACACGTAGTCTACAACAACAAatatgtacttattgccaaaggaGCTGACGAATAGGCCCATGAAATCACCCCAAACATCGAACACttcaacctcttgaattgggttcatgggcatctcatggcgacggGAGATGTTCCCGGTTCATTGACATTCATTACAACCCTTCACCCATTGATAAGCATCATTGAACACTGTTGGCCAATAGAACCCAGCCTCTAGCACTTTCGCGGCCGTCCTGACTCCtccaaaatgccctccataagCCGATGCGTGACATGCCTACAAAACCAAAGATTGGtctatctcggggacacaccttcggatcataTTGTCAATACATGTGACAGTCACgaaaaaactttttcttttgtacaaaggaaagctcataaggcactataccgcttgccaggtaatttacaaagtctgcataccatggcacttcctcaagGCTTGTAGCGAGTAGCTGCTCatctggaaaggtttccagaatatcctTAACCTCAACTACATTTTCAactccctcaagtcgtgatcaTCAGCGACTTGGTTTTCTGTGCCCTAAGGTCACAAATTTCGTGGTCGAACTCTTGCAGTAACATCACCCAATGAATCAGGCGTGGTTTAGACTCCTTtttctcaatcaagtacctgagagctgcatgatCAGTATATACACCTTAGAGCCAATCAGGTATGATCACAACCAACATCTCCTTTTTAGTCACAGTGTATTAGTTGGGCTCCAATCAGcgttctactagcatagtagatcgGGTGCATTAGCTTGTCTTTCCGCTGTCCCAACACTTGCCCCACTGCATAGTCACTAGCGTCAGACATaagttcgaatggttgctcccagtcgggGGCAATAATGATGGGTGCTGTGACTAGCCTCTTTTTTAACTCCTtgaatgctaccctgcaatcatcagaaaacaagaaggggtgacttacagagagggttggcaATTTCTGAGAAGTCTTATGAATCTTAGGTAGAAAACGACATGCCCGAGGAAGCTCCTGATTGCCTTGACTGAAGTGGGAGGAGGCAGCTTTTCTATCACATCAACTTTGGCACGATCCACCTCGATTCCTTTACTTGATACCCAAtgccccaagactatgccctCTTGTACCATGGAACTAGGTTATTACATTGTTTCAGTACACGAGTCAAATTTATAAGGCACTCATCGAATGAGTTTCCCACCgttgagaaatcatccatgaatataAGTCTTCTATTATGTCAGTgaatatagccatcatacacctttggaatgtggcgggtgcattgtatgccaaagggcatcctccgaaaAGCATAAATGCTATATGGGCAAgtgaaggaggtcttctctctgtcctctggtgcaatggagatttgattgtaccctgagtacccatcaagaaaaatagaagtgagacctccctgccaatctgtctagcatctgatcaataAAGGGAaatgggaagtggtctttccgggtggctagattTAATTTTCTGtagtccatgcaaattctccagcctgtGACGGTTCTTGTAGAGATCAACTTATTATTATCGTTTTTGACcaccgtcatgccacccttcttaggcacacattgcaccgggctaACCCAGTTGTTGTTAGAGATTGGGAAAATGATTCCcacatccaaccactttatcacttctttcttcaccacttccttcatgttggggttcaaccttctttggtgttccctggaaggtttgtgtccccttaatgtctgccatggtccacccagTGACAGTCTTACTCTCCTTGAGCACCTACaaaagttgttgtgcctgcacatctagatgagatgagataataacaggtaatgtggagttaggtccTAAGAACTCATATCTGAGATGGGCGGgagtcacacctccttttggtcGCGACACCTGCAAAGGGGCGcggaggggagtttttccaattaaaggacaatcgaaacgggatttatttatttatttcagagtctccacttgggagatttatggtgtcccaagtcaccggttgaatcccgaattgaggaaaatatggactctgtttaacagtctgcacaccagaaatccggataaggaattctgttaacccgggagaaggtgttagacattcccgagttccgtggttctagcacggtcgctcaactgtcatattcggcttgattatctgatttaatacatgttgaacctatgtgcgaattttaacttttaactgcttttatcattattattatttttatcgagaattgcaacatcgtgaaaatatatctcgaaccacgtcacatcaatgcacccgtggttgttggcacatttcaactctgttgagatttggatttgggtcacataaatgtgcacccgagtttaagaagataacattattaaatacgcgcctaaagcgactagcgtatcattattttgggtagggccgtgaaatttgctaaacggcc belongs to Nicotiana tabacum cultivar K326 chromosome 6, ASM71507v2, whole genome shotgun sequence and includes:
- the LOC107799904 gene encoding uncharacterized protein LOC107799904, with protein sequence METKENAAAATVQHVTKASSDQLLRKFAEMGSESEDKALAKKELRLAKRRKRIQPTVNGSSTTTTTTTVLGERNSLLPPAGSQRSVALIRRLGIGKAKIRAKDFKNRSFLGTIEKTWRRTVEGASKVFIEKHYNRHKRLISDTY